The bacterium genome contains the following window.
CCGCCCTGCGCCCCGTCCTGCCCTTCCTGGGATTGGGGAAGGCCCGGCCGCCCGGCCTGTGCCTGTGGCCTCGGCGCCACCGCCGGTTGCGCCTGAGGATCGGGAAGCGCGAACTTGAAGACGATCTCCGCAACCTCGTGATCGACGCGGGCATTCATCTCCTCGAAGAGTCCGAAACCCTCGCGCTGATACTCGAGCTTCGGATCCTTCTGGCCGTAGCCACGCAGGCTCACCGAATCCCGCAACCCATCCATGGCGTGGAGATGGTCCTTCCACTGACGGTCGAGGATGTCGAGCAGGATGCGTCGCTCCCACCAGGTGAAATCCGGGTAGCCCCTCTCGGCGTATTCGGCGGCCCATCCATTGCTCTTCGCTCGCTTGGCTTCGAGCACCTCATGCAGCTTCTCGAGGATGCCCCGGCCCACCACGTCGCGATCGCGCTCGGCCCGGCCGTCGACCACGAAAGGCTCGCCCATGGCGTCGCAAGCGACGCCAAACTGCCCTTCGAGAGATGCGGTCAGATCGATCCGGCCCTCCTCGTCGGGCTCGCCCTTGGCAGGCCAATAGTTGCCGAGCGTCGATACCAATACGCCTTCGACGATTTCGAGAACCTCCTCGTGCAGATCCTCACGCGCCAGGATTTCGCGGCGCTTGCCGTAGAAGGCATGGCGCTGCTTGTTCATGACATCGTCGTAATCGAGCAGATGCTTGCGGATATCGAAGTTGCGGGCTTCGACCTTCTTCTGGGCGTTCTCGATCGCCTTCGAGATCATCTTGTGCTCGATGGCCTCGCCTTCCTCGAGCCCGAGGCGTTCCATCCAGGGCGTGATCCGCTCGGAGCCGAAGATGCGCAGCAGGCCGTCTTCGAGTGAGAGGAAGAACTGGGAAGAGCCCGGATCTCCCTGGCGCCCGGCACGACCCCGCAGCTGATTGTCGATCCGGCGGCTCTCGTGGCGTTCGGTTCCGACGATATGAAGGCCGCCGGCCCCCACCACTTCCTTCGCCTCGGCGAAGCATTGGGTTTCGAATTCCGCCAGGCGCTTGGGGTAATCCGGGTGATCCTTGTCGCCACCGCATTTGGCCAGGGCCATGAACTCGGAGTTGCCGCCGAGCACGATATCCGTACCGCGGCCAGCCATGTTCGTGGAGATCGTCACCGACCCCTTACGGCCGGCCTGGGCAACGATTTCCGCCTCGCGCTCGTGCTGCTTGGCGTTCAGCACATTGTGCTTGATGCCGCGTTTCTTGAGTCGCTTGGCCAGGCGCTCCGAGTTCTCGATCGAGATCGTGCCCACCAGGATCGGCTGGCCCGTGGCGTGACGCTCCTTGATGTCGTCGATCACGGCTTCGAACTTTTCGCCCTCGGTCTTGTAGACGACGTCGGCCAGGTCATCACGGATCATCGGGCGGTTCGTCGGCACCACCGTCACATCCAGGTCGTAGATCTTCGCGAACTCAGGCGCCTCGGTATCCGCCGTGCCGGTCATGCCGCCGATGCGGTCGTACATCCGGAAGTAGTTCTGGAAGGTGATCGAGGCGTAGGTCTGGCTCTCGCTCTGGATCGGGATGCCTTCCTTGGCTTCGACCGCCTGGTGGAGGCCGTCGGACCAACGTCGGCCATCCATCAACCGGCCCGTGAACTCGTCGACGATCACGACCTCGGGCCGACCGCTCGAATCGCTTCGCCGGACGACGTAGTCCACATCCTTCTTCTTCAAGGTGTGGGCCGAAAGCGCTTGTTGCACGGCATGCAGCACGGGCAACATCTGCGGATCGTAGAGGTTCTCGATCCGCATCAACTTCTCGACGGAGTGAACACCCTGCTCGGTGAGCGTCGCCTGATGATGCTCTTCATCGACCCAGTAGTCGCCGGTTTCTTCGATGCCCTTGCTCGCCTCACCCTTCTGACCGACACGCAGCCGCGGAATCAGCTGATTGGCAATCCGATAGACATCGGTGTTCTGCTCGGAGGGACCACTGATGATGAGAGGCGTACGCGCCTCATCGATCAGGATCGAATCCACTTCATCCACGATCGCGTAGTGCAGCTCCCGCTGGACGCAGTACTCGAGGGCCGGCTTCATGTTGTCGCGCAGGTAATCGAAGCCGTACTCGTTGTTCGTGCCGTAGGTAATGTCGGCTGCGTAGCTCTGCTTTCGCTCGGGCTCTGCGAGGTTGGGAATCACCACGCCGACCGAGAGGCCGAGAAAGCGGTGAACCTCGCCCATCCACTCGGCATCGCGGCTCGCCAGGTAGTCGTTCACCGTCACGATATGCACACCGCGGCCTGACAACGCGTTCAGGTAGGCCGGCAGGGTCGAGACGAGCGTCTTGCCCTCACCGGTCTTCATCTCGGCGATGCGGCCTTCGTGCAGCACGATCCCACCGAGCAGCTGCACATCGAAATGACGCTTGCCGATCGCCCGCTTCATGGCCTCGCGGACCGTCGCGAAGGTCTCCGGGATCAGCTCCTGGAGCGGCTCGCCATTTTCGATGCGCTGCTTGAAGGCCGGGGTGCGGCTGCGCAGATCCGCATCGGAGAGCTTCTGCAGCTCCGGCTCCAGGCCATTCGCCGCCTCGACGAGCGGGAGCATCCGCTTCAGATCGCGATCGTTCTGGCTTCCGAGGATCCGCTTCAGGAATTGCATGAGGGGAAGCCGCGCTCCCTGAGGGTTTGAGGGACGGAAGTTAAGGAAGGGCCCCGGAGGGAGCAACGAAGAGGCAACCGGGGGCCACTCGTGCCCCTTGGCGAGCCCACCCTAGTCACGGCTTCGCAAAGCGCAATCGCAGCTTCCCGATCTGGATCTCGTCCCCATCGCGCAGCGCCCGCCGATCGCGCTTCTTGCCGTTGACCAGGGTCCCATTCGTGCTCCCCAGATCCTCGACGAAAAAGCCGCCTTCAGAGGCCCAACCGATGGCCGCGTGAGCCCGGGAGATCGTCGGCTCGGCCAGGATGGCGTCGGCAGTTCGGCCACGCCCGATCACGAACCACTCGCTATCGACCGGGATCTCCAGGCCTTCGTAGAAGCCCCGGAGGACGACCACCGAGGCCCCTGCCGGTACCCGGCTCACGCCTGCCGACCGCTCTGCTGCCACCCCTGCCGCCATGTCCCACGCCCCTTGAAGCGGGCCGGCAACTCCGGCTGGCCGGCCCCAGTCTTCCATCGGAGGGGCTGGAGGCGAACTTGACCGCCCGGCGCCCCAGGTGCGCTAGCGGCTGCGGGATTTCGTCTTTCGGCTCGGGGGCTTGGCGCGATCCAGCAGGGCCCGGGCGTGCTCCCGTGTCTCGGCGCCCGGGGCCTCGCCTCCGGCCATGCGGGCGATCTCCTCGATCCGGCCCTCTGGGTCGAGCGCGACGACGTGAGTGAGCGTCCGACCGTCCGCCTGATGCTTCTCGACCCGGAAGTGCCGGGCCGGTTGGGCTGCGATCTGAGGAAGGTGCGTGATGCAGAGGACTTGATGATCTACTGCGAGGGAGCCAAGCACCCCGCCGACCCGCTCGGCCACGGCGCCTCCGATCCCTGCATCCACCTCGTCGAAGACCAGCACCATGCCGGTCGTCTCGGCTCGCAGGACGTTCTTGAGTGCCAGGAAGACCCGCGAGAGCTCTCCCCCGGAGGCCACCTTGCGCAGCGGCCGGGGTGTCTCGCCCTCGTTGGAGGAGAACAGGATCTCAGCGGTCTCGGCTCCGCCTGGCCCACAGGGCAGGCCGGGCTCAGGCGCAACGGGTGTCAACGCAACGTTCACCTCGGCCGATGTCATGGCGAGGGTTCGGGCGCCCGCCTGGGCCGCCTCGGCCAGACCCTTCGCAGCTTTGCGCCGTGCGCGGCTGAGCTTGGCGGCGCGCTTCGCCACCTTCTCATGCTCCGCGGCCTGCTCGGCTTCGAGCTTGCCCATCCGCTCGTCGCTGCTGCCCAGAGAGAGAAGCTCGGCCGCTGCCGTGTCGCGGAAGGCCAGGATGTCTTCCACCTGGTTTCCGTACTTGCGACGCAGGCGCTCGAGCTCTTCGATCCGGTCTTCGACGGCGGAGAGCCTGCCCGGATCAGTCTCGACCCGCGCCGCATAACGCTCCAGGTCGCGTGCAAGGTCCGCCAACTCGGCCGTGGCACCGGTCAAGCGCTCGGCCGCATCGGCGAGGCTCGGGTCGAGTTCGGCGAGGGCCCCGAGGGACCGTTCCGCCTCCGCGAGCTGGTCGCCAATCGCCGTGCCAGCCCCGCCCGACGGATCGCCGGAGAGTGCCACCACCACATTCGCCGTCTCGCCGCCAAGACGCTCCGCGTGCACCAGCCGCTTGTGTTCCACGTCGAGCTGCGCAGCTTCTCCCACATCGAGGGCAGCCTCGTCGATCTCGCGCACTTGAAAGGCGAGGAAGTCCTCGCGCCGAGCGCGCTCCTCGGCTTCCGTTCGCAGGGCCGAAAGCTCGGCCTGACGCTCGCGCAACCCCCGCACGCCCTCTTCGACGGCCTGCCGATCGGCCAACAAGCCGCCGTGGTGATCGAGCAGGCGCCCCTGAAGCTCTGGGCGCAACAGCGACTGGGAAGCGTGCTGGCTCGAAACTTCGAGTCGCCCGCCGAACAATTCGGCGAGCGTGGAGATGGGCACGAGCTGGCCACCGACCCAGGCCCGCCCCCGGCCACCTCGCTGCAAACTGCGGCGGACGATCAATGCGTCGTCTTCTGCCTCGAGTCCCCGTTCGGCCAGGCTGGCCGCGAGATCCGTCAGTCCCGCGATCTCGAAGACAGCTTCCACCACGGCTTCATCGGCACCCTCGCGGATCGAATCCCGGTCCGCGCGCGCACCGGCCAACAACCCGAGCGCGCCGAGGACGATGGATTTTCCTGCCCCGGTCTCACCGGTCAGCACGTTCAAGCCGGGTCCGAATTCGATCTCCAGCTCCTCGACCAATGCGAGTTGTTGAATCCGCAGGCGCTCGATCATGCCAGAAGGCCCCTCTGCGAATCTGCCGTGCGTTCGATCACGCGACACCCCAGCCGAGCTTGGTGCGCAGGACGTCGAAGCGTGAGCGAAACGGAGACACGACGAAGTGTGCGGGATGCGAGGAGGCCTCCACGAGCACTCTGTCGCCGGCCTCGAGGGTCAAGGCAACCTGACCATCCAGGGTGAGCTGGGCCGTGCCTTCGCGCGGGAAGACGTGCATCTCGAGGCGCGAGGTATCGGGCAACACCACCGGCCGTTGAGAAAGGCCGTGGGGGCAGATCGGTGTAAGGACCAGGGCCCGCGAGCCCGGCATCAGAATCGGCCCTCCTGCCGAGAGGGTGTACGCCGTCGAGCCGGTGGGGGTTGCGACGATCAGGCCGTCCCCGCGGTAGGTCGTCACGGGTTCGCCGTCGGTCCAGGTCTCGAGATCGATCATCCGCGAGAGATCACTGCGGTTGATCACTGCATCGTTCAGCGCGAGTTCTTGCATCAGCTCTTTTTCGCCGCGCATGGCGCGCACCCGAAGCCTGGTGCGGCGAACCACAGCCAAGCTGCCCGCCAGCACCTCGTCGAGAACAGCGTCGAGCTCTTCGGGCGCCACTTCGGCCAGGAATCCCAAGGCACCCTGATTCACTCCCAGGATCGGAACCGGTCGGGCGCCCGCCTCCCGCGCCACGGCGAGCAACGTGCCATCCCCGCCGATCACGATCAGCAGATCCGCCTTTTCCGCCAGGGCTCCGCGTCCGACGCCCTCACCGCCCAGAATGGTGGCGGCCTCCGGATCCAAGAGGGAATCGACACCGCGCGCCGCAAGCGCGTCGAGCAGGTGCCGTGCTACGCCGGCCCCATCCGTGGCGCCGGGCTTCAGACACACGCCCACCGTTCGCACCGACGGGTGCGACGTCACCGGATCATCCTCGTCGCCAACTTGCCTCCAGCCTCCGAAGAA
Protein-coding sequences here:
- the secA gene encoding preprotein translocase subunit SecA, with protein sequence MQFLKRILGSQNDRDLKRMLPLVEAANGLEPELQKLSDADLRSRTPAFKQRIENGEPLQELIPETFATVREAMKRAIGKRHFDVQLLGGIVLHEGRIAEMKTGEGKTLVSTLPAYLNALSGRGVHIVTVNDYLASRDAEWMGEVHRFLGLSVGVVIPNLAEPERKQSYAADITYGTNNEYGFDYLRDNMKPALEYCVQRELHYAIVDEVDSILIDEARTPLIISGPSEQNTDVYRIANQLIPRLRVGQKGEASKGIEETGDYWVDEEHHQATLTEQGVHSVEKLMRIENLYDPQMLPVLHAVQQALSAHTLKKKDVDYVVRRSDSSGRPEVVIVDEFTGRLMDGRRWSDGLHQAVEAKEGIPIQSESQTYASITFQNYFRMYDRIGGMTGTADTEAPEFAKIYDLDVTVVPTNRPMIRDDLADVVYKTEGEKFEAVIDDIKERHATGQPILVGTISIENSERLAKRLKKRGIKHNVLNAKQHEREAEIVAQAGRKGSVTISTNMAGRGTDIVLGGNSEFMALAKCGGDKDHPDYPKRLAEFETQCFAEAKEVVGAGGLHIVGTERHESRRIDNQLRGRAGRQGDPGSSQFFLSLEDGLLRIFGSERITPWMERLGLEEGEAIEHKMISKAIENAQKKVEARNFDIRKHLLDYDDVMNKQRHAFYGKRREILAREDLHEEVLEIVEGVLVSTLGNYWPAKGEPDEEGRIDLTASLEGQFGVACDAMGEPFVVDGRAERDRDVVGRGILEKLHEVLEAKRAKSNGWAAEYAERGYPDFTWWERRILLDILDRQWKDHLHAMDGLRDSVSLRGYGQKDPKLEYQREGFGLFEEMNARVDHEVAEIVFKFALPDPQAQPAVAPRPQAQAGRPGLPQSQEGQDGAQGGAAPRKIGRNDPCYCGSGKKFKKCCGAA
- a CDS encoding FHA domain-containing protein, which produces MAAGVAAERSAGVSRVPAGASVVVLRGFYEGLEIPVDSEWFVIGRGRTADAILAEPTISRAHAAIGWASEGGFFVEDLGSTNGTLVNGKKRDRRALRDGDEIQIGKLRLRFAKP
- the recN gene encoding DNA repair protein RecN, which codes for MIERLRIQQLALVEELEIEFGPGLNVLTGETGAGKSIVLGALGLLAGARADRDSIREGADEAVVEAVFEIAGLTDLAASLAERGLEAEDDALIVRRSLQRGGRGRAWVGGQLVPISTLAELFGGRLEVSSQHASQSLLRPELQGRLLDHHGGLLADRQAVEEGVRGLRERQAELSALRTEAEERARREDFLAFQVREIDEAALDVGEAAQLDVEHKRLVHAERLGGETANVVVALSGDPSGGAGTAIGDQLAEAERSLGALAELDPSLADAAERLTGATAELADLARDLERYAARVETDPGRLSAVEDRIEELERLRRKYGNQVEDILAFRDTAAAELLSLGSSDERMGKLEAEQAAEHEKVAKRAAKLSRARRKAAKGLAEAAQAGARTLAMTSAEVNVALTPVAPEPGLPCGPGGAETAEILFSSNEGETPRPLRKVASGGELSRVFLALKNVLRAETTGMVLVFDEVDAGIGGAVAERVGGVLGSLAVDHQVLCITHLPQIAAQPARHFRVEKHQADGRTLTHVVALDPEGRIEEIARMAGGEAPGAETREHARALLDRAKPPSRKTKSRSR
- a CDS encoding NAD(+) kinase; this encodes MRTVGVCLKPGATDGAGVARHLLDALAARGVDSLLDPEAATILGGEGVGRGALAEKADLLIVIGGDGTLLAVAREAGARPVPILGVNQGALGFLAEVAPEELDAVLDEVLAGSLAVVRRTRLRVRAMRGEKELMQELALNDAVINRSDLSRMIDLETWTDGEPVTTYRGDGLIVATPTGSTAYTLSAGGPILMPGSRALVLTPICPHGLSQRPVVLPDTSRLEMHVFPREGTAQLTLDGQVALTLEAGDRVLVEASSHPAHFVVSPFRSRFDVLRTKLGWGVA